Proteins encoded within one genomic window of Nilaparvata lugens isolate BPH chromosome 11, ASM1435652v1, whole genome shotgun sequence:
- the LOC120353533 gene encoding protein sprint-like isoform X2: MGNNPGGLQKQETMFAYAAFVRRQKRPNSIYRNHPGTDLRNHLTQLGRDKRTPFYQNVHAFVECTKASSERDSAVILANVRQYMNGMKNFLRESGGKRFRQLVDDAKRKDRLMVFDLDAILESIVYEFVVEPLFDFLIEALSNDHYNNVVDMIENSKDIAKLSLHDFGLDVSIHSYNL; encoded by the exons ATGGGGAACAATCCAGGTGGTCTACAAAAACAGGAAACCATGTTTGCGTATGCAG CATTCGTTCGCCGTCAAAAACGACCCAACTCGATCTACAGGAACCACCCTGGCACCGACCTTCGCAACCACTTGACCCAACTGGGTCGCGACAAGAGGACGCCCTTCTACCAGAACGTGCATGCATTCGTCGAGTGCACCAAGGCGTCCAGCGAGCGAGACTCGGCCGTCATCCTCGCCAACGTTCGCCAGTACATGAATGGCATGAAGAACTTCCTCCGGGAAAGCGGTGGCAAACGGTTCAGACAGCTTGTCGATGATGCTAAG AGAAAAGACAGATTGATGGTATTCGACCTGGACGCGATACTGGAAAGCATAGTGTACGAGTTTGTAGTGGAGCCACTGTTCGATTTCCTGATCGAAGCCCTGAGCAATGACCACTACAACAATGTCGTCGATATGATCGAGAACTCCAAAGACATTGCCAAGTTGTCGCTGCATGATTTCGGGCTTGATGTGAGTATACACAGTTACAATTTATAA
- the LOC120353533 gene encoding protein sprint-like isoform X1 has translation MMLRQRECSIFEGFFDWMQAASSSIFSFVRRQKRPNSIYRNHPGTDLRNHLTQLGRDKRTPFYQNVHAFVECTKASSERDSAVILANVRQYMNGMKNFLRESGGKRFRQLVDDAKRKDRLMVFDLDAILESIVYEFVVEPLFDFLIEALSNDHYNNVVDMIENSKDIAKLSLHDFGLDVSIHSYNL, from the exons ATGATGCTACGTCAAAGAGAGTGCAGTATTTTTGAAGGCTTTTTTGACTGGATGCAAGCTGCATCTTCCTCTATTTTTT CATTCGTTCGCCGTCAAAAACGACCCAACTCGATCTACAGGAACCACCCTGGCACCGACCTTCGCAACCACTTGACCCAACTGGGTCGCGACAAGAGGACGCCCTTCTACCAGAACGTGCATGCATTCGTCGAGTGCACCAAGGCGTCCAGCGAGCGAGACTCGGCCGTCATCCTCGCCAACGTTCGCCAGTACATGAATGGCATGAAGAACTTCCTCCGGGAAAGCGGTGGCAAACGGTTCAGACAGCTTGTCGATGATGCTAAG AGAAAAGACAGATTGATGGTATTCGACCTGGACGCGATACTGGAAAGCATAGTGTACGAGTTTGTAGTGGAGCCACTGTTCGATTTCCTGATCGAAGCCCTGAGCAATGACCACTACAACAATGTCGTCGATATGATCGAGAACTCCAAAGACATTGCCAAGTTGTCGCTGCATGATTTCGGGCTTGATGTGAGTATACACAGTTACAATTTATAA